AGGCACCAGTTTATCGACTTCGATATTTATCACTTTCTCGAATTTCGCGTCCTTGTCCGATTTCATCTCGCGGTACTTCTCTTCCCTGCCGTGCTGTTTAAGATATGCCTTGGTTACCTTATCGGAGGCGAATATGCCGGCCTTGGCCCCGGCCTCGACAGCCATATTAGATACTACCAGCCGCTCCGACATCGGGAGTGATACCATCGCCTCGCCGGTAAACTCGAGGGCCTTATAAGTGGCCCCCTCGGCACCGAGCGTGCCGATAAGATACAACATGAAATCTTTTGCGTATACGCCGGGCTTGAATTTACCGCTGACCGCTATCTTTATCGTCTGAGGGACGCGGAACCACGTCTTGCCGAGGCCCATGGCGACGGCCACATCTGTAGATCCCATCCCTGTCGCGAAAGCGCCCAATGCCCCGCCGGTGCAGGTATGGGAATCGGCGCCGACAAGGACGTTGCCCGGCGAGGTGAAAAGCTCGCTCATTATCTGGTGGCATACCCCCTCGCCTATCTCGAACAGGTAACAGCCCGTCTTCCTCGCGAAATTCCTCAACGTTATGTGGTCGTTCGAAAGCTCTTTCCTGGGCGACGGCGCCGCGTGGTCGAGAAATACGGCAATGCCCTGCGGGTTGACGACTTTTTTTATCCCCAACTGCTCGAGCTGCTTTACCGCGAGCGGCCCGGTGCCGTCCTGCAGGAGGCAAAGGTCCACCTTGGCAATGACAAAATCGTCCGCCTTTACGTCCTTCCCGGAATGCTCGGACAATATCTTTTCGGAAATTGTTTTTCCCATATGTGTCTTATTAGGTATAAAGCCCGGGGGATTCGAAGGTCCCGGGCTTTATTTGAGATTCAAAGAAATGCTTTTATTTCTTTTCGGCTGGCCAGGATTCCTCTACGGACTTTCCGGGCATCTCTGCCGTACCCACGACCCCGGTCTTTACCGTATCTGCCGTCCCGGTAACGGGAGTTGTAAGTATCTTTTCAGGCGCGCCTTTCTCGCCTGTTAACGTCCCGCCTACAGCTTTCCCTTCG
The DNA window shown above is from Candidatus Omnitrophota bacterium and carries:
- a CDS encoding 3-isopropylmalate dehydratase large subunit; protein product: MGKTISEKILSEHSGKDVKADDFVIAKVDLCLLQDGTGPLAVKQLEQLGIKKVVNPQGIAVFLDHAAPSPRKELSNDHITLRNFARKTGCYLFEIGEGVCHQIMSELFTSPGNVLVGADSHTCTGGALGAFATGMGSTDVAVAMGLGKTWFRVPQTIKIAVSGKFKPGVYAKDFMLYLIGTLGAEGATYKALEFTGEAMVSLPMSERLVVSNMAVEAGAKAGIFASDKVTKAYLKQHGREEKYREMKSDKDAKFEKVINIEVDKLVPMVSLPHTVDNAKPIDKIGKVKIHQVFIGSCTNGRIEDLKLVAAIWKGRKRDPDTRVIVTPASKDVYLMAAKEGLLETFIEFGATVTTPGCGACVGVHGGILGDGENCISTSNRNFLGRMGNPKSSIYLASPATAAASAIKGEVTDPREYL